From Sodalis glossinidius str. 'morsitans', the proteins below share one genomic window:
- a CDS encoding MFS transporter: protein MFTTWRAVFAIMLGYALLTMATLWLMTHETLNRRAPLRLLTTFDHYYRLLMQRHFVLPALSIGSGVGGIYTLSIALPFVLIYRLRLSTFSFGLVMMFQTGSYITGSLLANRLLRLHSLTSIIRLGVSVIALGGILFLLLPHLCVPAVWVWISPAAIWVFGNALVAPGLTSFAMERQAEKAGSASALLGFIQIGIGFLDNTLLGSFYTDVAQGTAWLVPMSAFIAVSCGLASKRA from the coding sequence ATGTTCACCACCTGGCGCGCGGTTTTTGCCATCATGCTGGGTTATGCCTTGCTAACAATGGCAACGCTGTGGTTAATGACGCATGAAACGCTCAACCGGCGCGCGCCGCTGCGATTACTGACGACGTTTGATCATTATTATCGCCTGCTAATGCAACGCCACTTTGTACTGCCGGCGCTATCCATCGGTAGCGGCGTGGGTGGAATTTATACGCTTTCCATTGCGCTGCCGTTTGTCTTGATCTATCGGCTCAGACTTTCCACTTTCAGCTTCGGATTAGTGATGATGTTCCAAACGGGCTCGTACATTACCGGTTCTCTGCTCGCCAACCGTTTGTTACGACTCCATTCATTGACTTCTATTATCCGGCTAGGGGTATCGGTCATTGCGCTCGGCGGGATACTGTTTTTACTACTGCCTCACCTGTGCGTCCCCGCGGTCTGGGTATGGATAAGTCCCGCGGCGATTTGGGTCTTTGGCAACGCACTGGTGGCACCGGGTCTAACCAGCTTTGCGATGGAAAGGCAGGCGGAGAAGGCAGGCAGTGCCTCGGCGCTGCTGGGATTTATACAAATTGGTATTGGTTTTCTCGACAATACGCTGCTGGGCAGCTTTTATACCGATGTTGCGCAGGGAACAGCTTGGTTAGTTCCCATGTCCGCGTTCATCGCCGTGAGCTGCGGGTTGGCCAGTAAACGCGCGTGA